The genomic region CTGTGTAACAAATGTTGACAAATATGTTGTGAAAGAAGAAGTGAAAAAATGCCAACAAGAGTAAATTAAAGTCAAGACTTCAAGACTTTATTGGCAAAACCGGTAGAGGGACATGGTGGTATATTTTAACCCGGGTTGCCACCTATAACCTACTAACCCGTCATCGGCAAGCATAACCTAGGCATGTTATATGACAATGATGTTTTGGCTTGGGGTTCGTCATTGATATTGATTTGTTATAACTTAACGGGGTGATTTAAAGTTAAGTCATTGCACACCTTTTACCATGGATTTGCGGGTGGTTGTTTTATTATTTCAAAATTTCCTGTAGGTGGCAACTTGGGTTATTATAAAGGAGTAAAATGGGGTGTTGGTAGTCTTAACCGGGAGAGTTTGTCTTAAATAGGAAACTGACTATTTTATGGGGTTGAATCACCTGGGGCATCTCATTAAAGGTATGGTTTTCCAGCAGGTTTACCCCGTGGGAAAATGCCAAACCTAGATTGTTTTGTATTTTTAATTGGCATTTTTTGCCTTCACTCTCATACAGTCTTAGAATATACTTGTCTGGACTGTTTTCTGCCTGTTTAAATGCCATTAAGATTAGACTGTTATCCCCCAGACTTATAAATTCCCCCTGGTAGGCAAGGGGAGAGGGTTGCCTTTTGTTGTTGGTATTGTTGTTGGTGGGGAGGAAACAACAAAAAGGTTGATTGAATTCATAGCCTTTTCTTACTGTTTTTGCCTCCTGCCAACTCCCCCTATGAGGGTAGATGGCATACCGGAATTGGTGTGTCATCCTGTCGGCGGTGGCATCTGGCCATCTTGGACTACGCAAAAGTGTCAGATGTAATTCAGAAGAAGTGGCAGAATAACCATATTTACAGTCATTGAGGAGACTAACCCCATAGTCAGCAAGATTATCACTTAAATCGGCCCAACGGTGGCCATATACTTCCCATTTGGCTTTGTCGAAGGGGGTAACTGCCTTATCTATCACTCTTCTTTGAATACTGCCACAGGCAATTTCATAGGTTACAAAGTCGTTTTTTACAGTAAGGGGAAATTTTGTTTTGACAAGGGTGTAGTCTTCTTGCCAGTCTACTTCATTTCTTATCTCTAGCAGGGGAGAGTTATACTCTAGTATATAGTCCTGGGTGAAAGAGGAGCGATTATAGGTTTTTTTGACCCTAATTATCTGTCTTAACTTGCCTTTTTCCAGCCATTCAATCTCTTCTATTCTTGGGGATGGCAATGGGAATTTTCTATATTCTGGATTGATATTCCAGGCATCCCAGTATTGTCCCTTATCCTCAAACAATTGTAACTGATTTCCCTCGGCGGCTAACACCTCTTTTTGGTTTACTTTATCAAAAATCTGACTTAAATTACCGGTAGAGGGGTTAATAGTGACTCTCAGATATTGGTTTTCTAAGATAAATTCCATTGGGTTATGAGGCAGGATATTGGCGGGTAATTTTAGGTTATCGACCAAGTCATCCTCAACAAGCAGATAGAAGGTTTTATAGCCAATACTAGGGATATTGTCAGCATAAAATAGCAGTTTGCCTTCCGGGGTGACTTCTGTTAATACTGGTTTACCCTCGGCGTCATATACCTGACACTGGTGTTTTAGAATTTGTTTTGTCTTGTCTTTTTCTATGTCTTTATTTAAGTCTAATTCTACAACCCCTCCTCTTTGCCAATTGAGACTGTTAAAAACTACTATTTCCTGCAGGCAATCAAGGGGAGGTGGAGGGAGATAGGCGGAGATGGATTTAAGACTTTGAGTGATAATTGTCTTGGCAGTGGTAATGACTTCTTGCCACAACCTATTGGCAGTGGTGAAAACAGGGGCAATAGAAGTACCGGGTAATATATCATGGAATTGGTTGACTAATACCTTTTGCCAAAGAGACTCTATAATGTTGGGACTATAATCTCCTTCAGTGGAGTTGGCTGAAAAATGGTGTTGCTTCAAGAAATGTTTCTGTTTCAAGATAGTGGCGATGGTGGCAAATAATTCCGCTTGGTATAGCAAAGTTTCACTATAACGGTTAAAATACTTCTGGTCACCATGGGTGGTGTAACAGCCACGATGGAATTCTAAATAGAGTTCGTCTTTCCATATGGGATAGTCAGTAGAGGGGGAGTTGCTGATTTTGTCCAAGAAAGTTTCGGCGGTGACAAATTGGAGGTTTGGGAAAAAGGGAGACTGCTGATAACGTTGTGCCATTTCTAGCATATCACGGGTGGGGCCACCTCCATGATCTCCTACTCCCGGTAGCCAGAAAATATCTTTTAATCCCGTTTGTTTTTCCCATTGGATGCCATAATCAGTCATGGTGAGAGGATTAGTATCCATGACTCCTGCCACATTAGGGGGAGAAATCAAGGTGAAAATTCTACTGCCGTCGGGGGATTCCCACCAGAAACAACCATAGGGGAAGAAGTTGGTGTCATTCCAGTGTAATTTGCCTGTAACAAAGTATTTTATTTCTGCTTGTTGTAAAAATTGTGGTAGTTGCCAGGGGAAGCCAAAACTATCTATTAGCCAGGCAACTTTGCAGTATTTCCCAAACAATAAGAAAGCATATTTTTGCCCATACAGTAGCTGTCTAACCAAAGATTCCCCTCCAATCAGATTCACCTCTGCTTCAACCCACATTCCCCCTAACACTTCCCATTTTTTCTCAGTTACGGCTTGTTGAATTTGTCTAAACAGATGGGGTTGTTTTTGGGATAGCCAGGAATACAAGTAGATTGTTGTGTGGCCGAATACCAGGTATTTATACTCTTTTTGAAGGTTTAATACAGAATTAAAAGTCTTCTCTGCCACTTCATATGTTTCTTCAATATCCCAAAGCCATGCTAAGTCTAAGTGGGCATGTCCTAGTAGACAAAAGTTTCTCTCTTTGATGTATTTAGATAGGGGTAGTAGCCGTTTTCTCAGGTTTTCTAATTCCTGGTTAAACAACCCCTGATTGTCTACACAACCCCAGTTTATATTACCAATTGCCTCTTCAAATTCTGCTTCCTTGTCTGGGTAAAAACTTTGAAGGTATTTATATAGTATAGTTAATTCATTAGCCACAAAACTGGGGTCAATCTTGCCTTTTTTAGCTTCGTAAATGCAACGAGAAAGCATCAAACCACCGTTATCATGACTTGGGCTTACCAAGCGAAGGGCGATAAAAAATTCCTGATTCTCCTGGACATTTTCTGCTACTAAAAACCTACAGGATGAGTCAAACAAATCTCCCTCCACCCTCAATTTCCCGTTGACAAAAACCCGTGCCGACTCCGCCCACCACGTCAAGGCCAATCGCAAATCTAATCCTATCACCGGGTATCCTTCACTGAGACTATGGGGGATGATAATTTTCTGGGCAAACCATCTAATTTTTCTGCCTTTTTCCCATATTAGATATCCTTTGTCGTTGACTTTGGCCTTCTGCCATTCCTTGTCTATCTCTGTTGGTATACACTGGTAATCTATATCGGAAAAAAACCAGTTATTTTGAAGTTCCACCTCTGTTAACCTTCTCAGTCTATTGGTGATGTATTCTGCCATAATATTGTGTTTTCCCTACTTTTTATATCTTGTTATTTTTCTGAATTCCATTCTGAGTTTCAAGCCTAGACAG from Geminocystis sp. M7585_C2015_104 harbors:
- a CDS encoding alpha-mannosidase; the encoded protein is MAEYITNRLRRLTEVELQNNWFFSDIDYQCIPTEIDKEWQKAKVNDKGYLIWEKGRKIRWFAQKIIIPHSLSEGYPVIGLDLRLALTWWAESARVFVNGKLRVEGDLFDSSCRFLVAENVQENQEFFIALRLVSPSHDNGGLMLSRCIYEAKKGKIDPSFVANELTILYKYLQSFYPDKEAEFEEAIGNINWGCVDNQGLFNQELENLRKRLLPLSKYIKERNFCLLGHAHLDLAWLWDIEETYEVAEKTFNSVLNLQKEYKYLVFGHTTIYLYSWLSQKQPHLFRQIQQAVTEKKWEVLGGMWVEAEVNLIGGESLVRQLLYGQKYAFLLFGKYCKVAWLIDSFGFPWQLPQFLQQAEIKYFVTGKLHWNDTNFFPYGCFWWESPDGSRIFTLISPPNVAGVMDTNPLTMTDYGIQWEKQTGLKDIFWLPGVGDHGGGPTRDMLEMAQRYQQSPFFPNLQFVTAETFLDKISNSPSTDYPIWKDELYLEFHRGCYTTHGDQKYFNRYSETLLYQAELFATIATILKQKHFLKQHHFSANSTEGDYSPNIIESLWQKVLVNQFHDILPGTSIAPVFTTANRLWQEVITTAKTIITQSLKSISAYLPPPPLDCLQEIVVFNSLNWQRGGVVELDLNKDIEKDKTKQILKHQCQVYDAEGKPVLTEVTPEGKLLFYADNIPSIGYKTFYLLVEDDLVDNLKLPANILPHNPMEFILENQYLRVTINPSTGNLSQIFDKVNQKEVLAAEGNQLQLFEDKGQYWDAWNINPEYRKFPLPSPRIEEIEWLEKGKLRQIIRVKKTYNRSSFTQDYILEYNSPLLEIRNEVDWQEDYTLVKTKFPLTVKNDFVTYEIACGSIQRRVIDKAVTPFDKAKWEVYGHRWADLSDNLADYGVSLLNDCKYGYSATSSELHLTLLRSPRWPDATADRMTHQFRYAIYPHRGSWQEAKTVRKGYEFNQPFCCFLPTNNNTNNKRQPSPLAYQGEFISLGDNSLILMAFKQAENSPDKYILRLYESEGKKCQLKIQNNLGLAFSHGVNLLENHTFNEMPQVIQPHKIVSFLFKTNSPG